The Pygocentrus nattereri isolate fPygNat1 chromosome 1, fPygNat1.pri, whole genome shotgun sequence genome window below encodes:
- the LOC108412923 gene encoding antigen WC1.1-like isoform X2, producing the protein MGNLLRRPRLADGFHPCSGRVEVLDAETWWTVCDADFDQQDAEVVCRELGCGLPVQVLGSAAFGRGEGQVWSEELWCRGNESDIHFCPSSSSLKHNCSHDSNVGLVCSGHTQAQMVNGLDSCSGRVELKYLSEWGSVCDVSWDMRAASVLCGQLKCGSAVAVLGSDWFGEGSGQIWADVFDCQGNETHLSKCPISSWSRTACSHEQDAGVICSGSSLAFHDGRVRLSGGMECEGKVEVYFGQDWRRVLLDSWSESEASVVCRQLDCGSVFSFSSSSTSSPEHNNICVMGFSCSGSEAHLGNCSSAQAVNCSSREQLSITCSGKFNSAHSSIRLVGSGGDCAGRLEVFHSGSWGTVSDDLWDIEDAQVVCRQLQCGVALTSQVPAWFGPGTGPIWLNEVECDGSETLLWNCRFHLCGENECGHKDDVGVVCSEFKEFRLTEGCEGNLEVFYNGTWGNVCVNGMDTNTISLICQELNCGRSGHDRASKARVELAPNWLVNLKCRKHDSTLWHCPSSPWGQNMCINGNKMPQITCSGKEKNNHVLRSFLTCSSSPHHRQCSNHLPLRLKGGEGICSGRLEVYHNAEWGSVCDDMWDIKDAQVVCRQLGCGPALSANGSADFGAGEGPIWLNRVKCRGNEIHLWDCTHSLENHTDCSHRQDTGVNCTVGQRGKLTTTPSPGDLSIYLVSLLVLGTVLFLALVLLVVLFYRKRVLRRVPSERGQNPIYEGLNRGTEDIYEEIDHRFSTERTTISTQRDMTDNYDDALTVGSNSNIMTLDTR; encoded by the exons ATGGGGAACT TGCTCAGAAGGCCAAGACTTGCTGATGGTTTTCATCCCTgttctgggagagtggaggtgcttGATGCAGAGACCTGGTggacagtgtgtgatgctgactttgaccagcaggatgcagaggttgtaTGTCGAGAGTtgggctgtgggcttcctgtTCAGGTGCTGGGATCAGCTGCTTTCggcagaggggagggtcaggtATGGTCAGAGGAGCTTTGGTGTAGAGGCAACGAATCTGATATTCACTTCTGTccatcatcatcttcactcaAGCACAACTGCTCACATGACAGTAATGTGGGTTTGGTGTGTTCCG GTCACACTCAGGCTCAAATGGTGAACGGTTTGGACTCCTGTTCTGGTCGAGTGGAGCTCAAGTACCTCAGTGAATGGGGCTCAGTGTGTGATGTAAGCTGGGATATGAGAGCTGCCAGTGTCCTCTGTGGTCAGCTGAAGTGTGGGAGTGCTGTGGCTGTGTTGGGGTCAGACTGGTTTGGGGAGGGGAGTGGCCAGATCTGGGCTGATGTGTTTGATTGTCAGGGGAACGAAACACACCTGTCAAAATGTCCCATTTCATCATGGAGTCGAACTGCATGCTCTCATGAACAGGATGCTGGAGTCATCTGCAGTG gttcCTCTCTGGCATTTCATGATGGGCGAGTGAGGTTGTCTGGAGGGATGGAGTGTGAGGGGAAGGTGGAGGTGTACTTTGGGCAGGACTGGAGGAGAGTTCTGCTGGACTCCTGGAGTGAGTCTGAGGCCTCTGTTGTCTGCAGACAGTTGGACTGTGGCTCTGTATTcagcttctccagctcctctaCATCTAGTCCTGAACACAATAACATATGTGTGATGGGTTTCAGCTGTTCTGGGAGTGAAGCTCATCTGGGGAACTGCAGCAGCGCACAAGCGGTCAACTGCAGTTCCAGAGAACAGCTCTCAATCACCTGCTCTG gtaagtTTAATTCAGCTCACAGCTCCATCAGGCTGGTTGGTTCTGGGGGAGACTGTGCAGGAAGGCTGGAGGTTTTCCACAGTGGCTCATGGGGGACAGTGAGTGATGACTTGTGGGATATTGAGGATGCACAAGTGGTCTGCAGACAGCTGCAGTGTGGAGTGGCCCTCACTTCCCAGGTACCAGCTTGGTTTGGACCTGGAACTGGACCCATATGGCTGAATGAGGTAGAGTGTGATGGGAGTGAGACGTTGCTGTGGAACTGCAGATTTCACCTGTGTGGAGAGAATGAATGTGGACACAAGGACGATGTAGGAGTCGTGTGTTCAG AATTTAAAGAGTTCAGACTCACTGAGGGCTGTGAGGGGAATCTGGAAGTTTTCTACAATGGAACCTGGggtaatgtgtgtgtaaatgggaTGGATACAAATACAATAAGTCTCATCTGTCAAGAGCTGAACTGTGGAAGATCTGGCCATGACAGGGCTTCCAAAGCAAGAGTGGAATTAGCTCCTAACTGGCTGGTCAATCTGAAATGTAGGAAACATGACTCCACTCTGTGGCACTGTCCATCTTCACCCTGGGGACAGAATATGTGTATTAATGGTAACAAGATGCCTCAAATTACCTGCTCAGGTA aagagaaaaataatCATGTGTTAAGAAGCTTTCTGACATGTTCTTCATCTCCTCATCACAGACAGTGCTCAA ATCACCTGCCTCTGAGACTGAAGGGAGGAGAAGGAATCTGCTCTGGGAGGCTGGAGGTGTATCATAACGCTGAGTGGGGGTCTGTCTGTGATGATATGTGGGACATCAAGGACGCTCAGGTGGTCTGCAggcagctgggctgtgggccAGCACTGAGTGCTAATGGGAGTGCTGACTTTGGTGCTGGTGAAGGGCCTATCTGGCTGAACAGAGTGAAGTGTAGAGGGAATGAGATTCACCTGTGGGACTGTACTCATTCCCTAGAGAACCACACTGACTGCTCCCacaggcaggacactggagttAACTGTACAG ttggTCAGAGAGGAAAGCTAACAACCACTCCATCGCCAGGTGACCTGTCCATCTATTTGGTGTCTCTCCTGGTTCTGGGAACGGTGCTCTTCCTGGCCTTAGTGCTTCTGGTTGTGCTGTTTTACCGGAAGAGAGTGCtcaggagag TGCCCTCTGAGAGGGGGCAAAATCCTATCTATGAAGGCCTGAATAGAGGGACTGAGGATATCTATGAGGAGATTGACCACAGATTCAGCACTGAAAGAACAACTATCTCAACACAAAGGG ACATGACAGATAACTATGATGATGCTCTTACC
- the LOC108412923 gene encoding antigen WC1.1-like isoform X1 translates to MGNLLRRPRLADGFHPCSGRVEVLDAETWWTVCDADFDQQDAEVVCRELGCGLPVQVLGSAAFGRGEGQVWSEELWCRGNESDIHFCPSSSSLKHNCSHDSNVGLVCSGHTQAQMVNGLDSCSGRVELKYLSEWGSVCDVSWDMRAASVLCGQLKCGSAVAVLGSDWFGEGSGQIWADVFDCQGNETHLSKCPISSWSRTACSHEQDAGVICSGSSLAFHDGRVRLSGGMECEGKVEVYFGQDWRRVLLDSWSESEASVVCRQLDCGSVFSFSSSSTSSPEHNNICVMGFSCSGSEAHLGNCSSAQAVNCSSREQLSITCSGKFNSAHSSIRLVGSGGDCAGRLEVFHSGSWGTVSDDLWDIEDAQVVCRQLQCGVALTSQVPAWFGPGTGPIWLNEVECDGSETLLWNCRFHLCGENECGHKDDVGVVCSEFKEFRLTEGCEGNLEVFYNGTWGNVCVNGMDTNTISLICQELNCGRSGHDRASKARVELAPNWLVNLKCRKHDSTLWHCPSSPWGQNMCINGNKMPQITCSGKEKNNHVLRSFLTCSSSPHHRQCSNHLPLRLKGGEGICSGRLEVYHNAEWGSVCDDMWDIKDAQVVCRQLGCGPALSANGSADFGAGEGPIWLNRVKCRGNEIHLWDCTHSLENHTDCSHRQDTGVNCTVGQRGKLTTTPSPGDLSIYLVSLLVLGTVLFLALVLLVVLFYRKRVLRRVPSERGQNPIYEGLNRGTEDIYEEIDHRFSTERTTISTQREDMTDNYDDALTVGSNSNIMTLDTR, encoded by the exons ATGGGGAACT TGCTCAGAAGGCCAAGACTTGCTGATGGTTTTCATCCCTgttctgggagagtggaggtgcttGATGCAGAGACCTGGTggacagtgtgtgatgctgactttgaccagcaggatgcagaggttgtaTGTCGAGAGTtgggctgtgggcttcctgtTCAGGTGCTGGGATCAGCTGCTTTCggcagaggggagggtcaggtATGGTCAGAGGAGCTTTGGTGTAGAGGCAACGAATCTGATATTCACTTCTGTccatcatcatcttcactcaAGCACAACTGCTCACATGACAGTAATGTGGGTTTGGTGTGTTCCG GTCACACTCAGGCTCAAATGGTGAACGGTTTGGACTCCTGTTCTGGTCGAGTGGAGCTCAAGTACCTCAGTGAATGGGGCTCAGTGTGTGATGTAAGCTGGGATATGAGAGCTGCCAGTGTCCTCTGTGGTCAGCTGAAGTGTGGGAGTGCTGTGGCTGTGTTGGGGTCAGACTGGTTTGGGGAGGGGAGTGGCCAGATCTGGGCTGATGTGTTTGATTGTCAGGGGAACGAAACACACCTGTCAAAATGTCCCATTTCATCATGGAGTCGAACTGCATGCTCTCATGAACAGGATGCTGGAGTCATCTGCAGTG gttcCTCTCTGGCATTTCATGATGGGCGAGTGAGGTTGTCTGGAGGGATGGAGTGTGAGGGGAAGGTGGAGGTGTACTTTGGGCAGGACTGGAGGAGAGTTCTGCTGGACTCCTGGAGTGAGTCTGAGGCCTCTGTTGTCTGCAGACAGTTGGACTGTGGCTCTGTATTcagcttctccagctcctctaCATCTAGTCCTGAACACAATAACATATGTGTGATGGGTTTCAGCTGTTCTGGGAGTGAAGCTCATCTGGGGAACTGCAGCAGCGCACAAGCGGTCAACTGCAGTTCCAGAGAACAGCTCTCAATCACCTGCTCTG gtaagtTTAATTCAGCTCACAGCTCCATCAGGCTGGTTGGTTCTGGGGGAGACTGTGCAGGAAGGCTGGAGGTTTTCCACAGTGGCTCATGGGGGACAGTGAGTGATGACTTGTGGGATATTGAGGATGCACAAGTGGTCTGCAGACAGCTGCAGTGTGGAGTGGCCCTCACTTCCCAGGTACCAGCTTGGTTTGGACCTGGAACTGGACCCATATGGCTGAATGAGGTAGAGTGTGATGGGAGTGAGACGTTGCTGTGGAACTGCAGATTTCACCTGTGTGGAGAGAATGAATGTGGACACAAGGACGATGTAGGAGTCGTGTGTTCAG AATTTAAAGAGTTCAGACTCACTGAGGGCTGTGAGGGGAATCTGGAAGTTTTCTACAATGGAACCTGGggtaatgtgtgtgtaaatgggaTGGATACAAATACAATAAGTCTCATCTGTCAAGAGCTGAACTGTGGAAGATCTGGCCATGACAGGGCTTCCAAAGCAAGAGTGGAATTAGCTCCTAACTGGCTGGTCAATCTGAAATGTAGGAAACATGACTCCACTCTGTGGCACTGTCCATCTTCACCCTGGGGACAGAATATGTGTATTAATGGTAACAAGATGCCTCAAATTACCTGCTCAGGTA aagagaaaaataatCATGTGTTAAGAAGCTTTCTGACATGTTCTTCATCTCCTCATCACAGACAGTGCTCAA ATCACCTGCCTCTGAGACTGAAGGGAGGAGAAGGAATCTGCTCTGGGAGGCTGGAGGTGTATCATAACGCTGAGTGGGGGTCTGTCTGTGATGATATGTGGGACATCAAGGACGCTCAGGTGGTCTGCAggcagctgggctgtgggccAGCACTGAGTGCTAATGGGAGTGCTGACTTTGGTGCTGGTGAAGGGCCTATCTGGCTGAACAGAGTGAAGTGTAGAGGGAATGAGATTCACCTGTGGGACTGTACTCATTCCCTAGAGAACCACACTGACTGCTCCCacaggcaggacactggagttAACTGTACAG ttggTCAGAGAGGAAAGCTAACAACCACTCCATCGCCAGGTGACCTGTCCATCTATTTGGTGTCTCTCCTGGTTCTGGGAACGGTGCTCTTCCTGGCCTTAGTGCTTCTGGTTGTGCTGTTTTACCGGAAGAGAGTGCtcaggagag TGCCCTCTGAGAGGGGGCAAAATCCTATCTATGAAGGCCTGAATAGAGGGACTGAGGATATCTATGAGGAGATTGACCACAGATTCAGCACTGAAAGAACAACTATCTCAACACAAAGGG AAGACATGACAGATAACTATGATGATGCTCTTACC
- the LOC108412923 gene encoding antigen WC1.1-like isoform X3 has product MGNLLRRPRLADGFHPCSGRVEVLDAETWWTVCDADFDQQDAEVVCRELGCGLPVQVLGSAAFGRGEGQVWSEELWCRGNESDIHFCPSSSSLKHNCSHDSNVGLVCSGHTQAQMVNGLDSCSGRVELKYLSEWGSVCDVSWDMRAASVLCGQLKCGSAVAVLGSDWFGEGSGQIWADVFDCQGNETHLSKCPISSWSRTACSHEQDAGVICSGSSLAFHDGRVRLSGGMECEGKVEVYFGQDWRRVLLDSWSESEASVVCRQLDCGSVFSFSSSSTSSPEHNNICVMGFSCSGSEAHLGNCSSAQAVNCSSREQLSITCSGKFNSAHSSIRLVGSGGDCAGRLEVFHSGSWGTVSDDLWDIEDAQVVCRQLQCGVALTSQVPAWFGPGTGPIWLNEVECDGSETLLWNCRFHLCGENECGHKDDVGVVCSEFKEFRLTEGCEGNLEVFYNGTWGNVCVNGMDTNTISLICQELNCGRSGHDRASKARVELAPNWLVNLKCRKHDSTLWHCPSSPWGQNMCINGNKMPQITCSGKEKNNHVLRSFLTCSSSPHHRQCSNHLPLRLKGGEGICSGRLEVYHNAEWGSVCDDMWDIKDAQVVCRQLGCGPALSANGSADFGAGEGPIWLNRVKCRGNEIHLWDCTHSLENHTDCSHRQDTGVNCTVGQRGKLTTTPSPGDLSIYLVSLLVLGTVLFLALVLLVVLFYRKRVLRRVPSERGQNPIYEGLNRGTEDIYEEIDHRFSTERTTISTQREKVSPRL; this is encoded by the exons ATGGGGAACT TGCTCAGAAGGCCAAGACTTGCTGATGGTTTTCATCCCTgttctgggagagtggaggtgcttGATGCAGAGACCTGGTggacagtgtgtgatgctgactttgaccagcaggatgcagaggttgtaTGTCGAGAGTtgggctgtgggcttcctgtTCAGGTGCTGGGATCAGCTGCTTTCggcagaggggagggtcaggtATGGTCAGAGGAGCTTTGGTGTAGAGGCAACGAATCTGATATTCACTTCTGTccatcatcatcttcactcaAGCACAACTGCTCACATGACAGTAATGTGGGTTTGGTGTGTTCCG GTCACACTCAGGCTCAAATGGTGAACGGTTTGGACTCCTGTTCTGGTCGAGTGGAGCTCAAGTACCTCAGTGAATGGGGCTCAGTGTGTGATGTAAGCTGGGATATGAGAGCTGCCAGTGTCCTCTGTGGTCAGCTGAAGTGTGGGAGTGCTGTGGCTGTGTTGGGGTCAGACTGGTTTGGGGAGGGGAGTGGCCAGATCTGGGCTGATGTGTTTGATTGTCAGGGGAACGAAACACACCTGTCAAAATGTCCCATTTCATCATGGAGTCGAACTGCATGCTCTCATGAACAGGATGCTGGAGTCATCTGCAGTG gttcCTCTCTGGCATTTCATGATGGGCGAGTGAGGTTGTCTGGAGGGATGGAGTGTGAGGGGAAGGTGGAGGTGTACTTTGGGCAGGACTGGAGGAGAGTTCTGCTGGACTCCTGGAGTGAGTCTGAGGCCTCTGTTGTCTGCAGACAGTTGGACTGTGGCTCTGTATTcagcttctccagctcctctaCATCTAGTCCTGAACACAATAACATATGTGTGATGGGTTTCAGCTGTTCTGGGAGTGAAGCTCATCTGGGGAACTGCAGCAGCGCACAAGCGGTCAACTGCAGTTCCAGAGAACAGCTCTCAATCACCTGCTCTG gtaagtTTAATTCAGCTCACAGCTCCATCAGGCTGGTTGGTTCTGGGGGAGACTGTGCAGGAAGGCTGGAGGTTTTCCACAGTGGCTCATGGGGGACAGTGAGTGATGACTTGTGGGATATTGAGGATGCACAAGTGGTCTGCAGACAGCTGCAGTGTGGAGTGGCCCTCACTTCCCAGGTACCAGCTTGGTTTGGACCTGGAACTGGACCCATATGGCTGAATGAGGTAGAGTGTGATGGGAGTGAGACGTTGCTGTGGAACTGCAGATTTCACCTGTGTGGAGAGAATGAATGTGGACACAAGGACGATGTAGGAGTCGTGTGTTCAG AATTTAAAGAGTTCAGACTCACTGAGGGCTGTGAGGGGAATCTGGAAGTTTTCTACAATGGAACCTGGggtaatgtgtgtgtaaatgggaTGGATACAAATACAATAAGTCTCATCTGTCAAGAGCTGAACTGTGGAAGATCTGGCCATGACAGGGCTTCCAAAGCAAGAGTGGAATTAGCTCCTAACTGGCTGGTCAATCTGAAATGTAGGAAACATGACTCCACTCTGTGGCACTGTCCATCTTCACCCTGGGGACAGAATATGTGTATTAATGGTAACAAGATGCCTCAAATTACCTGCTCAGGTA aagagaaaaataatCATGTGTTAAGAAGCTTTCTGACATGTTCTTCATCTCCTCATCACAGACAGTGCTCAA ATCACCTGCCTCTGAGACTGAAGGGAGGAGAAGGAATCTGCTCTGGGAGGCTGGAGGTGTATCATAACGCTGAGTGGGGGTCTGTCTGTGATGATATGTGGGACATCAAGGACGCTCAGGTGGTCTGCAggcagctgggctgtgggccAGCACTGAGTGCTAATGGGAGTGCTGACTTTGGTGCTGGTGAAGGGCCTATCTGGCTGAACAGAGTGAAGTGTAGAGGGAATGAGATTCACCTGTGGGACTGTACTCATTCCCTAGAGAACCACACTGACTGCTCCCacaggcaggacactggagttAACTGTACAG ttggTCAGAGAGGAAAGCTAACAACCACTCCATCGCCAGGTGACCTGTCCATCTATTTGGTGTCTCTCCTGGTTCTGGGAACGGTGCTCTTCCTGGCCTTAGTGCTTCTGGTTGTGCTGTTTTACCGGAAGAGAGTGCtcaggagag TGCCCTCTGAGAGGGGGCAAAATCCTATCTATGAAGGCCTGAATAGAGGGACTGAGGATATCTATGAGGAGATTGACCACAGATTCAGCACTGAAAGAACAACTATCTCAACACAAAGGG aaaaagtcTCCCCGCGACTCTGA
- the LOC108412924 gene encoding scavenger receptor cysteine-rich type 1 protein M130-like, whose protein sequence is MKAASVLCGQLKCGSAVAVLGSDWFGEGSGQIWADVFDCQGNETHLSKCPISSWSRAACSHKQDAGVICSGSSLVFHEGRVRLSGGMECEGEVEVYFMQDWRRVLLDSWSESEASVVCRQLGCGSVFSFSSSSTSSPEHRHMCLTGFSCSGNEAHLGNCSSAEVMEKSCSSGKQLSITCSAHSSIRLVGSGGDCAGRLEVFHSGSWGTVSDDLWDIKDAQVVCRQLQCGVALSDPIPAQFGPGTGPIWLNEVECEGNEASLWNCRLQLCEEDECGNKNHVGVVCSEFKEFRLTEGCEGNLEVFYNGTWGNVCVNGMDEETVSLVCQELNCGRSGSERATKARVESAPNWLDNLKCRKHDSTLWHCPSSPWRQNNCYNRHEVAKITCSEVENHLVQRSHLKCSLSLHQRRCLNHLPLRLRGGEGSCSGGLEVYHNSMWGSVCDNDWDIRDAQVVCRQLGCGPALSADGSADFGAGKGPIWLNRVKCTGNEIHLWDCPHSLKNHTDCSHRQDAGVTCTGQRSLLDFEDVSDASVTSSTDYCLTTLTTTYSGGNAVIHTFLLQILVLPPVLITIS, encoded by the exons ATGAAAGCTGCCAGTGTCCTCTGTGGTCAGCTGAAGTGTGGGAGTGCTGTGGCTGTGTTGGGGTCAGACTGGTTTGGGGAGGGGAGTGGCCAGATCTGGGCCGATGTGTTTGATTGTCAGGGGAACGAAACACACCTGTCAAAATGTCCCATTTCATCATGGAGTCGAGCTGCATGCTCTCATAAACAGGATGCTGGTGTCATCTGCAGTG GTTCCTCTCTGGTGTTTCATGAGGGGCGAGTGCGGTTGTCTGGAGGGATGGAGTGTGAGGGGGAGGTGGAGGTTTACTTCATGCAGGACTGGAGGAGAGTTCTGCTGGACTCCTGGAGTGAGTCTGAGGCCTCTGTGGTCTGCAGACAGCTGGGCTGTGGCTCTGTGTTcagcttctccagctcctctaCATCCAGTCCTGAACACAGACACATGTGTCTGACGGGTTTCAGTTGCTCTGGGAATGAAGCTCATCTGGGGAACTGTAGTAGTGCGGAAGTTATGGAGAAGTCCTGCAGTTCCGGAAAACAGCTCTCAATCACCTGCTCTG ctcACAGCTCCATCAGGCTGGTTGGTTCTGGGGGAGACTGTGCAGGAAGACTGGAGGTTTTCCACAGTGGCTCATGGGGAACAGTGAGTGATGACTTGTGGGATATTAAGGACGCGCAGGTGGTTTGCAGACAGCTGCAATGTGGAGTGGCACTTAGTGATCCCATACCAGCTCAGTTTGGACCTGGAACTGGACCCATATGGCTGAATGAGGTGGAGTGTGAGGGGAACGAGGCATCCCTGTGgaactgcagacttcagctgtGTGAAGAGGATGAATGTGGAAACAAGAACCATGTAGGAGTCGTGTGTTCAG AGTTTAAAGAGTTCAGACTCACTGAGGGCTGTGAGGGGAATCTAGAAGTGTTCTACAATGGAACCTGGGgcaatgtgtgtgtaaatgggaTGGATGAAGAAACAGTAAGTCTCGTCTGTCAAGAGCTGAACTGTGGAAGATCTGGCAGTGAGAGGGCTACCAAAGCAAGAGTGGAATCAGCTCCTAACTGGCTGGACAATCTGAAATGTAGGAAACATGACTCCACTCTGTGGCATTGTCCATCTTCACCCTGGAGACAGAATAACTGTTATAATCGCCATGAAGTGGCTAAAATTACCTGCTCAG AGGTGGAAAATCATCTTGTGCAGCGAAGTCATCTGAAATGCTCTTTATCTCTCCATCAAAGACGGTGCTTAA ATCACCTGCCTCTCAGGTTGAGAGGAGGGGAAGGAAGCTGCTCTGGGGGGTTGGAGGTGTATCACAACTCTATGTGGGGGTCTGTCTGTGATAATGATTGGGACATCAGGGATGCTCAGGTGGTCTGCAggcagctgggctgtgggccGGCGCTGAGTGCTGATGGGAGTGCTGACTTTGGTGCTGGTAAAGGGCCTATCTGGCTGAACAGAGTGAAGTGTACAGGGAATGAGATTCACCTGTGGGACTGTCCTCATTCCCTGAAGAACCACACTGACTGCTCCCACAGGCAGGATGCTGGAGTCACCTGTACAGGTCAGAGGAGTCTGCTGGACTTTGAAG ATGTGTCTGATGCTTCTGTTACTTCATCTACTGACTACTGTCTGACAACACTGACTACTACATACAGTGGGGGAAATGCAGTTATTCACACCTTTCTACTGCAGATATTAGTTCTTCCACCTGTGTTAATTACAATCAGCTGA
- the LOC108412916 gene encoding deleted in malignant brain tumors 1 protein-like produces the protein MDSCVALILLSSTISFTTAVSVRLVDGGSRCEGRVEVYRDDQWGTVCGYDWDMTDAAVVCRELDCGEAQNIPQFGPGSGPILMGLVQCRGSESTLNSCDFYSYYEQYCTSHDQDAGVTCSGLISRFADGPHLCSGRVEVLRGGTWSTVCDAGFDQMDAEVVCRELGCGLSHSGSAGEWL, from the exons ATGGACAGCTGTGTGGCTCTCATTCTTCTGTCCTCTACAATCTCATTCACCACAGCTG TCAGTGTGAGGTTGGTGGATGGTGGCAGTCGCTGTGAAGGGAGAGTGGAGGTCTATCGTGATGAtcagtggggaacagtgtgtggtTATGACTGGGATATGACagatgctgcagtggtgtgtagagagctggACTGTGGAGAGGCTCAGAATATTCCTCAGTTTGGTCCAGGATCAGGACCAATATTGATGGGATTAGTGCAGTGTCGTGGATCAGAGTCTACACTGAACAgctgtgatttttattcatattatgaacagtactgtacTTCTCATGATCAAGATGCTGGAGTCACCTGCTCAG GTCTCATCTCCAGATTTGCTGATGGTCCTCATCTctgctctgggagagtggaggtgttGCGTGGAGGgacctggtccacagtgtgtgatgctggcTTTGACCAGAtggatgcagaggttgtgtgtcgagagctgggctgtgggct GTCACACTCAGGCTCGGCTGGTGAGTGGCTCTGA